In one window of Methanoculleus chikugoensis DNA:
- a CDS encoding 2-oxoacid:acceptor oxidoreductase subunit alpha, with translation MTEYSVLIGGKAGEGINTAGLSIAGLFSRLGYRTYMYFDYPSLIRGGHNFAIIRASEKAIGAHRTPVDVLLAFDQNSIENHRESIHGGTTVVHDASQVMRGEGYGLPLDAIVKEEKAPPITKNSAMLGALARVAGIGPDVLEDVLRESVPAKHLEANLRVARRGYDAVEGVFTVEPLDGPALPVLTGNEVTGLGLVHGGLDSYVAYPMTPTSNLLHFLAERAEDLSLRVIHPENEISVIMMALGLAYAGERAAVGTAGGGFCLMTEGLSLAGMSEIPVTIVVGQRPGPSTGIPTYTAQTDLHFVLNAGQGEFPRFVVAPGDLAETYSWSATALALSWKYQVPSIILTDKTLAEGACSFDLGAVTMHPDREPELWGGTGEYRRYARIKSGVSPLAFPGRAGTIVKANSYAHDEAGFTTEAAGEVTALQEKMLRKGESLKEELSTYPTVRTYGARDAGRTIVCWGSEKWACIEAAEEFDARVVQPLVLAPFPARAWKEAMIGAGNVVCVENNATGQLARLLRQQGFDPGRSVLKYDGRPFAVDELAARLKEVFA, from the coding sequence ATGACCGAATACTCTGTATTGATCGGCGGCAAGGCGGGGGAAGGGATCAACACAGCGGGGCTCTCCATCGCCGGCCTCTTCTCCCGCCTCGGTTACCGCACTTACATGTACTTCGATTACCCCTCGCTCATCCGCGGCGGGCACAACTTCGCGATCATCCGGGCCTCCGAGAAGGCGATCGGGGCGCATCGCACCCCGGTCGACGTCCTCCTCGCCTTCGATCAGAACAGCATCGAGAACCACCGCGAAAGCATCCACGGCGGCACGACGGTCGTCCACGACGCCTCGCAGGTGATGAGGGGCGAGGGCTACGGTCTCCCGCTCGACGCGATCGTCAAAGAGGAGAAGGCACCCCCGATCACCAAAAATTCAGCGATGCTCGGGGCGCTTGCCCGGGTGGCGGGGATCGGCCCGGATGTCCTCGAGGACGTCCTCCGCGAAAGCGTCCCCGCAAAGCACCTGGAGGCGAACCTCCGGGTCGCCAGACGGGGTTACGACGCCGTGGAAGGCGTCTTCACGGTCGAGCCCCTCGATGGACCGGCGCTCCCGGTCCTGACGGGGAACGAGGTCACGGGGCTCGGGCTGGTCCACGGCGGACTTGACTCCTACGTCGCCTACCCGATGACGCCGACATCAAACCTCCTCCATTTTCTCGCGGAGCGGGCCGAAGACCTCTCGCTCAGGGTCATCCACCCCGAAAACGAGATCAGCGTCATCATGATGGCGCTCGGCCTCGCCTACGCCGGCGAGAGGGCGGCGGTCGGGACCGCGGGCGGCGGGTTCTGCCTGATGACCGAGGGGCTCTCGCTTGCCGGGATGTCCGAGATCCCCGTGACGATCGTTGTGGGACAGCGGCCCGGGCCGAGCACCGGGATACCGACCTACACCGCTCAGACCGACCTCCACTTCGTCCTGAACGCGGGCCAGGGGGAGTTCCCGCGGTTCGTCGTCGCCCCGGGCGACCTTGCTGAGACCTACTCCTGGTCGGCGACCGCCCTGGCGCTCTCCTGGAAGTACCAGGTGCCCTCGATCATCCTGACCGACAAGACGCTCGCGGAAGGTGCCTGCTCGTTCGACCTCGGGGCCGTCACCATGCACCCGGACAGGGAGCCGGAACTCTGGGGCGGGACCGGGGAGTACCGCCGCTACGCGCGGATCAAAAGCGGGGTCTCGCCGCTCGCCTTCCCCGGGAGGGCGGGGACAATCGTCAAGGCGAACAGTTACGCCCACGACGAGGCCGGGTTCACCACGGAGGCGGCGGGGGAGGTCACGGCACTCCAGGAGAAGATGCTCCGGAAAGGAGAGAGCCTCAAGGAGGAACTCTCCACCTACCCGACCGTCAGGACCTACGGCGCACGGGATGCCGGGAGGACGATCGTCTGCTGGGGCTCGGAGAAGTGGGCCTGCATCGAGGCCGCCGAGGAGTTCGATGCGCGGGTCGTCCAGCCGCTCGTGCTTGCGCCGTTCCCCGCCCGTGCCTGGAAAGAGGCGATGATCGGGGCGGGAAACGTTGTCTGCGTCGAGAACAACGCCACCGGACAGCTCGCCCGCCTCCTCCGGCAACAGGGGTTCGACCCGGGGAGATCCGTCCTGAAGTACGACGGGCGGCCGTTCGCAGTCGACGAACTTGCGGCGCGCCTCAAGGAGGTCTTCGCATGA
- a CDS encoding thiamine pyrophosphate-dependent enzyme translates to MTPAGRPAGDLISPAENTWCPGCGNFSIEHMMKSAIAELSEEERIPIENFVLLGGIGCHGKLVDYLNVNSFYGIHGRSVPAATGIRLANPDLKVICHVGDGDIYAEGLDHLLFAAKRNSDITVIVHDNRVYGLTTGQYTPTSPAGFRGRSTPGGITEHPLNPLEVMLAAGATHIARGYTRKVQHLKGLFKEAIMHRGFSFVDVLQICATYFNLTDYYNEHAYEMKEDEVDTGRFESALGKIREWDYDREAPIPLGTFYSVGKPIYEEEFRALTADRSDRRALVRNVIEEWR, encoded by the coding sequence ATGACCCCGGCCGGCCGGCCCGCCGGCGATCTCATCAGCCCGGCAGAGAACACCTGGTGCCCCGGGTGCGGCAACTTCTCGATAGAGCACATGATGAAGTCGGCCATCGCGGAACTCTCGGAGGAGGAGAGAATACCCATCGAGAACTTCGTTCTCCTCGGCGGGATCGGGTGCCACGGGAAACTGGTCGATTACCTGAACGTCAACAGTTTCTACGGCATCCACGGCCGATCGGTTCCGGCGGCGACCGGGATACGGCTTGCGAACCCGGATCTAAAGGTGATCTGCCACGTCGGGGACGGGGACATCTACGCCGAGGGGCTCGACCACCTCCTCTTTGCGGCCAAGCGGAACAGCGACATCACGGTCATCGTCCACGACAACCGGGTCTACGGGCTGACGACGGGGCAGTACACCCCGACGTCGCCCGCCGGATTCCGCGGCCGTTCCACCCCGGGCGGGATCACGGAACACCCCTTAAACCCGCTCGAAGTCATGCTCGCCGCCGGGGCCACCCATATCGCCCGCGGCTACACCAGGAAGGTCCAGCACCTGAAGGGTCTCTTCAAGGAGGCGATCATGCACCGGGGGTTCTCGTTCGTCGACGTCCTCCAGATCTGCGCGACCTACTTCAACCTGACCGACTACTATAACGAGCACGCCTACGAGATGAAGGAGGACGAAGTCGATACCGGGAGATTCGAGAGCGCTCTCGGAAAGATCCGGGAATGGGACTACGACCGGGAGGCGCCGATCCCGCTCGGGACGTTCTACTCTGTCGGTAAACCGATCTACGAGGAGGAGTTCCGGGCGCTCACGGCCGATAGATCGGACAGAAGGGCGCTTGTCCGGAACGTCATCGAGGAGTGGCGGTGA
- a CDS encoding PAS domain-containing protein, giving the protein MHRLTGMAEDRAVLLAEPDRPAAAKVSCWLQGEGYTVVGVVERGDEALAAAAASRPGFVVLDASLPCPESPLATALAIRDRLKIPVVFTTANPVNTLPLGGPEGLSREEILEKPFGPNDLAAAVEAVAARHRSGCLRRAWDEAFRRAADSIPSFVMILDANRRIRFVNLPGAIFAGRSRAALAGQDAVGTILPPSDRDGGYIRLRFEEGREVEFVVDCAPAGRCRVSVRWTCHPAQGPGERCAGWVCFGAEENGVLLPDSDSRERVLRQLEENVAQLMTLNDRIRNPLQVIAGLAGFMDGDVRDRILLQVEMIDETVRQLDLGALESTSIREYLRKHHRMAAP; this is encoded by the coding sequence ATGCACCGCCTGACCGGCATGGCGGAGGATCGCGCTGTCCTCCTTGCGGAACCCGACCGCCCCGCCGCCGCAAAGGTCTCCTGCTGGCTGCAGGGAGAGGGGTATACGGTTGTGGGCGTGGTCGAGCGGGGCGACGAAGCCCTCGCGGCCGCAGCGGCATCCCGGCCGGGTTTTGTCGTCCTTGACGCATCCCTCCCCTGTCCGGAAAGCCCTCTCGCGACGGCTCTTGCGATCCGCGACCGGCTGAAGATCCCCGTCGTCTTCACGACGGCAAACCCGGTGAACACGCTGCCTCTAGGCGGGCCGGAAGGGCTCTCGCGGGAGGAGATCCTGGAGAAACCCTTCGGCCCGAACGACCTTGCCGCCGCGGTGGAGGCCGTTGCCGCACGCCACCGTTCCGGGTGCCTGCGCCGGGCATGGGACGAGGCGTTCAGGCGCGCTGCCGATTCCATCCCGTCTTTCGTCATGATTCTGGATGCCAACCGCCGCATCCGGTTCGTCAACCTCCCTGGAGCGATCTTTGCCGGACGCTCCCGTGCGGCACTCGCCGGGCAGGATGCCGTCGGGACGATTCTGCCGCCGTCCGACCGGGACGGCGGCTATATCCGGTTGCGGTTCGAAGAGGGGCGGGAGGTTGAATTTGTCGTCGACTGCGCCCCTGCCGGTAGGTGCCGGGTGTCCGTCCGGTGGACCTGCCACCCGGCACAGGGCCCCGGGGAACGTTGTGCCGGCTGGGTCTGTTTCGGCGCCGAGGAAAATGGAGTCCTCCTCCCGGACTCCGACTCCCGGGAGAGGGTGCTCCGGCAGCTCGAGGAGAACGTCGCGCAACTCATGACCCTCAACGACCGGATCCGTAATCCTCTTCAGGTGATTGCCGGACTGGCCGGATTCATGGACGGTGACGTCCGCGACAGGATCCTGCTCCAGGTGGAGATGATCGACGAGACTGTCCGGCAGCTTGATCTCGGGGCCCTTGAATCGACGTCGATCCGGGAGTATCTCCGCAAACACCACCGAATGGCGGCACCGTGA
- a CDS encoding PAS domain-containing sensor histidine kinase, translating to MSFIRRHAAALKHAVAPPSASVAGDARMHALLRRLGRTVRASRVFLAEVTRKPGTGGIYLRLRYGWADGAAVPMDNIGCLSCRDLPPGWEELLRAGRPVQGSSTPALVIPIFCGQELRGVLSVRGCAGRRRWRRFETHALKAAAVALTSAAICPCSCEALHAAEAYYQAIVEDLTDPLCRLLPDGTVTYANEAFCAFCRRERADVLGARVQEILPPEVAGELPARAGPPDALTPTFTRVFRVGGTDGEERWYRSVCRAIFDTGGAVCEYQVVGHDITERTRQDARNTWLNDQKLAILADAASDAIVVLDDSGRITFWNRSAEDLFGHTASEIVGSGPGRLFPPGYTPLPRIEDIRHAIAAVPQGVARLLYPDVTFARKGGSVFLGELSVAAVRAGSRWYCVGIVRDITVQRAREQVLCEEKDRTDTLLRIAARLNGSIALDAVLDALCEETARALQVPAAVVFLLDRHRGMLVPARSFGVPEEVRDCLPCIPLPVYERELRKQAPVIAVPDPVLRAGEGFWKSTPERPPRALASAAILHEGVLIGSLDVVMFDAPRTFSPGELAFLGGIANQAALAVVNARHFEELTAYERRLQASLDEKTALLKEIHHRVKNNMQVISSLLSLQGRLIENSAARECIRESVNRVKSLALVHESLYRSESLAVVDIGAYARRFADDLVQSYALQAHVSVTVETAEAITFSGDTAIPLGLILNELISNSLRHGFAGRDRGAIAIRIARLPDNRLVVEYRDDGVGMPPDVIDQPPATLGLQLVRILAAQLGGTIMFRPGEPGTVIELIVPGEPEEVVTCTA from the coding sequence GTGTCCTTCATTCGGAGGCATGCGGCGGCCCTGAAACATGCGGTGGCTCCCCCCTCCGCGAGCGTCGCCGGAGACGCCCGGATGCACGCCCTTCTCCGGCGCCTCGGGAGGACGGTGCGGGCGAGCCGGGTCTTCCTTGCTGAGGTCACCCGTAAGCCGGGCACGGGGGGGATCTATCTCCGTCTCCGGTACGGATGGGCCGACGGCGCGGCCGTTCCGATGGATAATATCGGGTGTCTCTCCTGCCGGGATCTGCCCCCCGGGTGGGAGGAACTGCTCCGGGCGGGCCGGCCCGTCCAGGGCTCTTCCACGCCTGCCCTGGTGATCCCTATCTTCTGCGGGCAGGAACTCCGGGGCGTCCTGAGCGTTCGGGGGTGCGCGGGAAGGAGGAGGTGGCGACGGTTTGAAACACATGCCCTGAAGGCGGCCGCGGTGGCTCTTACGTCGGCTGCGATCTGCCCCTGTTCGTGTGAAGCGTTGCACGCCGCCGAGGCCTACTATCAGGCCATCGTCGAAGACCTGACCGATCCCCTCTGCAGGCTCCTGCCGGACGGGACGGTAACCTATGCGAATGAAGCTTTTTGCGCCTTTTGCCGCCGTGAGCGTGCTGACGTGCTCGGGGCACGCGTGCAGGAGATCCTCCCGCCCGAGGTCGCGGGAGAACTGCCTGCCAGGGCGGGCCCGCCCGACGCTCTCACTCCAACCTTCACCCGGGTGTTCAGGGTCGGCGGAACTGACGGCGAGGAACGCTGGTACCGCAGCGTATGCCGGGCGATCTTCGACACAGGGGGTGCCGTCTGCGAATACCAGGTTGTCGGTCACGATATCACCGAACGCACGCGGCAGGATGCCCGGAACACCTGGCTGAACGACCAGAAACTGGCCATCCTGGCCGATGCCGCGTCCGATGCGATCGTCGTTCTGGACGACTCCGGGAGGATTACCTTCTGGAACCGCAGCGCCGAAGACCTCTTTGGACACACGGCGAGCGAGATCGTCGGCAGTGGCCCCGGGCGGCTCTTCCCGCCCGGATACACGCCCCTCCCACGCATTGAGGATATCAGGCATGCCATTGCGGCCGTGCCGCAGGGAGTCGCACGCCTGCTGTATCCCGACGTCACGTTCGCCCGGAAGGGGGGTTCGGTCTTCCTGGGGGAGCTCTCGGTAGCTGCCGTGCGGGCCGGGAGCAGATGGTACTGTGTCGGGATCGTCCGTGATATCACCGTACAGAGAGCACGGGAGCAGGTTCTCTGTGAGGAGAAAGACCGAACCGATACGCTTCTGCGGATCGCGGCACGGCTGAACGGCAGCATCGCACTGGATGCCGTACTCGATGCGCTCTGCGAGGAGACGGCCCGGGCGCTCCAGGTTCCGGCAGCGGTTGTCTTCCTCCTGGATCGCCACCGGGGTATGCTCGTGCCCGCCCGGTCGTTCGGGGTGCCTGAGGAAGTACGGGACTGCCTGCCGTGCATTCCGCTCCCTGTCTACGAGCGCGAACTCCGTAAGCAGGCCCCGGTCATCGCCGTTCCCGACCCGGTGCTCCGGGCGGGTGAGGGGTTTTGGAAGAGCACCCCGGAGCGCCCTCCCCGGGCGCTCGCGTCCGCCGCAATCCTCCACGAAGGGGTCCTGATTGGCTCCCTCGACGTGGTGATGTTCGATGCGCCGCGCACGTTCTCACCGGGAGAACTCGCGTTCCTGGGAGGGATCGCGAACCAGGCCGCGCTTGCCGTCGTCAACGCCCGGCACTTCGAGGAACTGACGGCGTACGAGCGCCGGCTGCAGGCGTCGCTCGACGAGAAGACGGCACTCTTAAAGGAGATCCACCACCGGGTGAAGAACAACATGCAGGTCATATCGAGTCTCCTCTCCCTGCAGGGCCGCCTGATCGAGAACTCCGCAGCCCGCGAATGCATCCGCGAAAGCGTGAACCGGGTGAAGTCGCTCGCGCTCGTCCACGAGAGCCTTTACCGGTCGGAGTCTCTCGCCGTCGTCGATATCGGCGCCTACGCGCGCCGATTTGCGGACGACCTGGTCCAGTCCTATGCCCTGCAGGCCCACGTATCCGTCACCGTCGAGACGGCGGAGGCGATCACCTTCTCCGGCGACACGGCGATCCCGCTCGGCCTCATCCTCAACGAACTCATATCCAACTCTCTCAGGCACGGGTTTGCCGGCAGGGACAGGGGGGCAATCGCGATCCGGATCGCCCGGCTGCCGGACAACCGGCTCGTCGTCGAGTACCGGGACGACGGCGTCGGGATGCCCCCGGACGTCATCGACCAGCCACCGGCGACCCTGGGGCTGCAGCTCGTCCGGATCCTCGCAGCACAACTTGGAGGGACGATCATGTTCCGGCCAGGGGAACCCGGGACGGTCATCGAGCTCATCGTCCCCGGCGAGCCGGAGGAGGTGGTGACATGCACCGCCTGA
- a CDS encoding chemotaxis protein CheW has product MATIGVVEFQVGGSLYALDIHLAQEIVEMMPITPVPRAPPYLEGIMNLRGEITNIINLNQLLGLSGQQNTENQKIIVLAPEASGGSKIGIVVDDVHSVIQVAETDVERLDAAISSLAYMKGVIKLQGSDGLEREKKGDKDLVIWIDIQKAIGDLVNVRDA; this is encoded by the coding sequence ATGGCAACCATAGGTGTTGTTGAGTTCCAGGTCGGGGGATCGCTGTATGCCCTCGACATCCACCTCGCGCAGGAGATCGTCGAGATGATGCCGATCACGCCGGTGCCGAGGGCGCCGCCCTACCTCGAAGGGATCATGAACCTCCGGGGTGAGATCACCAACATCATCAACCTCAATCAGCTGCTGGGTCTTTCCGGTCAGCAGAACACCGAGAACCAGAAGATCATCGTGCTGGCTCCCGAAGCCTCCGGCGGGTCGAAGATCGGGATCGTCGTCGACGACGTCCATAGCGTCATCCAGGTCGCGGAGACCGACGTCGAACGACTGGACGCAGCCATCTCGAGCCTGGCCTACATGAAGGGGGTCATCAAGTTGCAGGGCAGCGACGGGCTTGAGAGGGAGAAGAAGGGTGATAAGGACCTCGTCATCTGGATCGATATCCAGAAGGCCATCGGGGACCTGGTGAATGTCAGGGATGCATGA